The Bradyrhizobium sp. CCGB01 genome segment CCGAGGTCCCGGCTGAGACCATGGCGCAGATTGTCGCCGTCCAGCATCATGGTGTGGTGGCCGCCAGCGTGAAGCCGGCGTTCGACGATGTTGGCAATCGTCGACTTGCCGGCACCTGACAGGCCGGTGAGCCATATGATGGCTGGCTTCTGGTGCTTTTGCGCAGCGCGCTCCGACTTTCCTATCAGTGTGGCCTGCCAGTGGACATTGGTGGCACGCCGCAGGCCAAACGCGATCATCCCCGCGCCGAGCGTATGATTGGTCAAGCGGTCGATGACGATAAAGGATCCAGTCTTGCGGTTCTGCCCGTACGGGTCGAACGCGACAGGCATGCCCGTCGACAGGTTGCAGAAGGCGATATCGTTGAGGCCGAGGGTGCGGGCGGCAAGATGCTCGCGCGTATTGACGTCGATCTTGTACTTGATCCCGGTGACCGTAACTGGCGTCGTCCGGGTGCCGATGCGGGCCAAATAGGAGCGGCCAGGCATGAGTTGCTGGTCGCTCATCCAGATGACATGTGCCGCAAACTGGTCCGATACTTCGGGAGGAGACTCCGGATTGGCCAGGAGATCGCCGCGGGCGATGTCCAACTCGTCTGCGAGCGTGATCGTGATCGCGTCACCGGCCTGGGCGGAGGTCTGAGCGCCTTCGGCAGTCAGGAGTTCCTTCACCCTCGAGATTCTGCCGGAACTCGCGACGGCGATGGGATCGCCGGCATTGATTGTCCCGGATGCTACCGTGCCGGCGTAACCTCTGAAATCAAGATGGGGTCGATTGACCCATTGCACCGGAAAGCGGAACGGGCTTTCGAGCGTATCGCCACTCACATCGATAGTTTCGAGATAGTCGAGCAGGCTCGGCCCGCGAAACCAGGGCATGTTATCCGACACCTTCGTAACGTTGTCGCCATGTCGGGCCGAGATTGGAATCGGTGCGATCGATGAAAAGCCGAGTTGCACGGCGAAGGCTCTGTATTCATCGACAATGCGAGCGAAAATCTCGCTTTGATAGGAGATCAGATCAATCTTGTTCACGGCTAGGACAACATGACGTATGCCGAGCAGCGAACAAATCAGGGAGTGCCGTCTGGTCTGCGGCAAAACACCCTTGCGCGCATCGATCAGGAGAATGGCGAGATCGGCTGTCGATGCGCCGGTGGCCATATTCCGGGTATACTGCTCGTGGCCGGGCGTGTCGGCGACAATGAAGGAACGTCGCGGCGTGCTGAAGAAGCGATGTGCAACGTCGATCGTGATGCCCTGTTCCCGTTCAGCCTCCAGCCCGTCCATGAGAAGTGCAAGGTCGATGTCGTCTCCGGTGGTGCCGTGGCGCTTCGAATCCGTCGCCAATGAGGATAGTTGATCTTCGAAGATAAGCTTGGAGTCATGCAGGAGCCGGCCGATCAGCGTGGACTTTCCGTCATCCACCGATCCACAGGTGAGGAAACGAAGCAGGTCCTTGCTCTGCGCTTCAACGGGAAACTCAGGGCTTTCCATCAAAAATAGCCTTCGCGCTTCTTTCGCTCCATTGATGCGGGTTCGTCGCTGTCTATCAGGCGACCCTGCCGCTCCGAAAGTCGCGTCGATCTCATCTCCGAGATGATATCTTCCAGCGTTGTTGCACTGGAATCGATCGCTCCGGTCAGGGGATAGCAACCCAGCGTTCGAAATCGAACTTGCCGCAATTCCGGCTGCTCGTCCGCATTGAGGGGCAGTCTCTCGTCATCGACCATGATCCAGGAGCCGCCGCGCGCCACGACCGGGCGGCGTTTGGCGAAATAGAGCGGCACCACGGGAATGTTTTCCAGATGGATGTAGTGCCAGACATCCAGTTCGGTCCAGTTCGATAGCGGGAAAACGCGAACGGTTTCGCCGGGTCCGACACGGGTGTTGTACAGGTTCCACAATTCGGGGCGCTGGTTGCGGGGGTCCCAGGCGTGTTCGCGCGAGCGAAAGGAGAAGATCCGTTCCTTGGCCCGGCTCTTTTCTTCGTCCCTGCGAGCGCCGCCGAAAGCCGCATCGAAGCCATAGAGGTCGAGGGCTTGTTTGAGCGCGTGCGTCTTCATCACTTGAGTGTGGATCGACGAGCCTGATATGATCGGCGACGTGCCACGGCCAAGACCATCCTGGTTGATGTAGACGAGCAGCTCGATGCCGAGACGGCGCGCTGTTTCGTCGCGAAACGAGATCATCTCGCGAAACTTCCATGTCGTATCGACGTGCAACAGCGGAAAGGGGAGTTTCGCGGGATAGAACGCCTTGAGCGCCAAATGCAGCATGACGCTGGAGTCCTTGCCAATCGAATAAAGCATCACCGGTCGTTTGAACTCGGCGATGACTTCGCGCATGATCTCGATTGATTGAGCTTCCAGACTCTTGAGGTGTTTCGGGAGCCCGCGCTGCGCTCCATCAGTGGTCGATGCCACGAAATTCATTGCAGGCGCCTTTAGGGGAATCTCATTTGGAATGACAACATACTTCATGCCATACCGGCAGCGATAGTTCATGTCTACGGCGCGCGGAGCCGACTTCACGGTGCTGGTGACGCGAGCGGTCGACGGCATGAGGCGGCGCGCTTTGGCTTAGAGAGACCCGATGGCATTGAATGCGGATGACATTTTCCTGAATCCTGCACTTGAATCCCGCGTGCGCGGACAAGCCTGGGCGCTCTTGCTTCTCAACGCTGCCGATCCGCGGATGGGATCGTTGTTTGCAACGCAGCAACGTTGGCTGATGGCCCACGCGGCGGTGGCGCAATTCTTCCGGGACGTTGCCGTGGCCGGCGCGGGCTCAGGAGTGTTGACCGCACGTGTGCTCGATCTTGTCGAGCATCACCGGATCGCAAGCCGGAACACTGCGGCTGCCTTCGTCAAGGAGATGTTGAAATACGGCATCGCGCGCCATGTTGCGGGAAGCGAAGGCAGGCGTCATCGCCCGTTCGAGCCGGCACCAGCGGCGCTTGATGCGCTGTATCAATGGCATCTGCTGCATCTTGCGACGCTGGATGGCCTCGATGGCGGGAGCCGTTCGGCGACTTTGGCCGCACGACCGGAGGTCGTTCAGCGCATGCAGCCGCTGATTGCCGACGGCCTGCTCGGGTCTCACATGGTTCGTGAGCCCGAACCGACGTTCAAGCTCTTCACCTGGGTCGACGAGGGGGGCGTGTTGATGGATCGCCTGATCGTCGGCTGTGAGGAAGAGGACGCCAGCCTCGATCGTATCACGACCGACGTGACGTCGGTGTCCGCTCTGGCGCAGCGGCTGAAATTGTCCCGGACCCAACTGGGCCGCAAGCTCGCCGAGGCGGAGTCCATGGGAAGCCTCGGCTGGGTCGGAGCGCGCGGCAGGTCCCGGCTGTGGGTCTCGAAAGGCTTTCGCCGCGAATATCACAAGGCGCAGGCGGTCAAGCTCGCGATCATCGACGCAGCCTTCGATGTTTGCTTCGTGTCGCATCGGTGACGTCCACGACATCGTTGGACCGATGGCCGGCAGCATTGATCGATCCGCTGTCGACTGACCATTTTTGGTAGTCGACCTTTCCGGGCGCGTCTCGATCTTTACCGTAAATGTTGGGCCAGCTACGGAAACGCGCCGCAACGAGTCACGTCGCGGCTGGAAACAATTTCGCAGCTTGTTTTCGTGCGCGGAACGAGAATTGGCCCATGTCGCAGTTTATCATGAACGGCGTTTTCGGCTGTCGGCGCCGCATGAATACGGCGCGTGTGAATGGTTGTTCGCAGCCTTCGGCAGCAGAATACCGTACTAATCTGCCGCCGAAGAGTCGTCGCGTTCAGGTTGCGCGACATGAGAATGGCGGTCGAAACATTCGGCAAAAGTCTCGAGGAATTGCATGACGAGGATTGATCTCGTTCGTCGGTAGATGGAAGCGCGACGACAACGTCGTGTGGGTTTTGTTCGGCGGCGGGCTTTCAAACGAACTATGCGGCTTTCTTTTAATGGAATGAACGATGCTGCATGTCGGCAGTGACGATCGGCATTTTTCGCTCTCTATTTCGCAAGAGCTTTCGATCGAAGGCGCGCCCGGTGCATCCGCCGTCGCGGTTGAGGAAACGCATCTCCTGTTCAACGCCGCGTTCGAGCGGGCCGGCGACGACCTGAGGCTGCTCGGTGCCGACGGAAAGAGTCACGTCGTTGCCGGCTATTTCAAATCGGAAAATCTGCACGCGCGGCTGTCGACGGATGGCGCCAGGTTAAGCGGCGAGATCGTCGCTGTGTTAGCCGGGCCTGTTGCTCCCGGACAGTACGCTGCCAAGGATGCGTCGCCGGCGATGCAGGTGATCGGACACGCGGTACGGGTCGAAGGCCAGGTGACGGTCCTGCGCAACGGCGTTGTCGTGGGGCTCAACAACGGCGATGTGCTGCTCAAGGGAGACGTGGTCCAGACCGACAGCGGGGGCACGGCTGGCCTGGTTTTCAACGACGGCAGCGCGTTCCAGCTCGGCCATGGTTCACGCCTTGCATTGAGCGAATTCAAATTCGACCCGCAGGGCAGCACCAATCTGGAAGTCTTCGATCTCATCCAGGGATCGTTCAGTTTCGCGTCCGGCAAGATTGCCGAGACCGGCGACATGCGGATTGGAACGCCGATCGGTTCGGCAAGGATTGCAGGCTCGGCCGGTGGCGGCGATATCTCCCCCGACGATGGATCGGTCACACTGTCCATCTTTCATCAGAACGATGGGCAGCATCAGGCGACCGCCTACGATCGGAACGGCAATGCCATTGCAACCATCAGCAGCGAAGGCGGCAAGCTGGAGCTGAAGCCGACCGGTCCAGCTCAGATAGCAACCAGCGAGCAGGTAAAGACGGACGCCGATAGGGCTGACGAGCTGGATGCCTTGAACAACATTCTGCGGATCAAGAACCTTGCGGACCGCTATAGCAGCGACTCGCCGAACGGTGCCGGCACGCACGGTTCGTCGTCTCCTCCATCTGGCTCGTACGATCCAAGGGGTGGCGCGCCGTCGTCTCTGCCTGATGGAGTTCCCGGCCACGGCCCGCCGGTCAGCACCGGTGCGGACGTCGGCCCCCCCGTGCCCGGAGGTGGTAACGGCGGAGCCGGTACCGAAGTTGGATCGATCCCGGCGCCGCCGGTCAATGATCCGCCCTCGCTATCTTTCAATTCCGGATCGGCGCCGTTGGCTGCGCGCGAGCAAACGCCAGTCGCGATTGCGCCGGCGCTGACGCTGTCCGATCCGGACAGCCACACTTTGCTGCAGGCGACCGTCCGGATCACCGGCAACTATCAGCCGGGCGAAGACATCCTGTCGTTTACGAACACCACGCGGATCGAGGGCAGGTTCGATCCGGCCACCGGCACGCTGACGCTGACGGCGAAGGCCGGCCAGCAGCCGTCGGTTGCGGATTTTGCGGCCGCGTTGCGGGCGGTCTTCTACACCGACACCAGCGACAATCCCTCGCCATTGACCCGCACGCTGACCATGACGGTGCAGGACCCGGACGGCATCGCTCACGGCGGGCACGACACGGCCGTCGCCACGCGCGAGCTGACGGTCAGTGCGGTCGACGATGCGCCGGTCATCGGCGCTGCGCAGACAACCGGAGCGGTGCAGGAGGATACGGCGCTCGATGCCCAGGGACGGCTGCATGCCGACGGTGCGATCGCGTTCACGGACGTCGATCTGGCGGACGCGCATGTCGTCTCGGCCACCTTCGTCAGCTCGACCCGCCCGGGCGGGCTGGCGCTCGGGACCATGAGCGCGCATCTGTCTGCCGACACTGTCAATGGCCTCGGCGGGCAGGCGACGTGGCAATATCTCGTCGACAACGCGGACGTCCAGTTCCTGCGGGCCGGGCAGACCGTCACGGAAACCTATGCCGTGACCGTCGCTGATGGTCATGGCGGGCTGGCAAGCCGGAACGTCACCATCACGATCACCGGCGATGAGGATGCTCCCGTGCTGGCCGCTGCTTCGGGAGGCACCGGGGAAGCTGCTGACGCCGCCGCGCAGCACGTCACGCTGACGGGCACCATGCCGGTGACCGATCCCGATATCGGCGACACGCTGACGGCTTCGATCGCCGGTTCGCCGGTCGTGACTCTCGATGGCCACGCCTTCGCCCTGCCGGCAGGGGCGGCGTCGCTGATCAACAATGCATTGTCATTCCATGCGGGCACCTCCAACGGCGGCACTGCCGGTATCGGCTGGACCTATGATGCGTCCGCGGCCAATTTGGATTTCCTGCGGGAGGGGCAGAGCCTGGTCCTGACCTACACGGTCGAAGTCAGCGACGGGCTCATCACCAGCAACCAGCAGACCCTGACCATCACCATCACCGGCACCAACGACGTGCCCGTGGTGACGGGCGACACCGCGGCGGTCAACGAGGCGGCCGATGCCCATGCGCAGGTCATTTCGCTGGCGGGCTCGATCTCGGCCAGCGACCGCGACGTCGGCGACACGCTGACAGCTTCGGTGGTCGGCGCGCCCGTGGTGAGCCTCGACGGGCACGCCTTCAATCTGCCGACCGGCGCGCTGGCGCTCACCGACAGTGCCGCCTTTGCGATCGACTCCACTGGTCACCTGTCGACCGGCTCCGCCACGACGTTCGGCTGGACCTACCAGCCGGCTGCGGCAGACCTCGATTTCCTGAAGCAGGGTCAGACGCTCACGCTGACCTATGCGGTCGTTGTCAACGACGGCACCGCGGCCAGCGCCACGCAATATGTGACGATCACGATCAACGGCGCCAATGATGCGCCGGTCGCCGTCGCGCACAGCTACACGACCGACGAGGACCATGCGCTGGTGGTGCCGGGCACGGGCGTGCTCGCCGGGGCGAGTGACCTCGACGGCGATGCGCTGCACGCCATCCTCGTCAACGGTCCGGCCCACGGCACGCTGACGCTGAATGCCGACGGCTCTTTCACCTATGCGCCGGTTGGCGACTACAACGGCTCCGACAGCTTCACCTACAAGGTCAATGACGGCCTCGCCGATTCCAACGTGGCGACCGTCGATATCACCGTGCAGGCGGTCAATGATCCGGCTGTGGTGTCGGGCACCAGCAGCGGCGCGGTGACGGAAGCGGGCGGGGTCGCCAACGCGGTGGCGGGGACGCCGAGCGCGACCGGCACGCTGACGGACACCGACGTCGACAATCCCGCCAACACCTTCACAGCGGTCGGGGCCGCCACGGCGAGCGACCACGGTTACGGCACCTTCACCATGACGTCGGGCGGCGTCTGGACCTACAATCTCGACAACAGCAATAGCGCGGTTCAGGCGCTCAATGCCGGCGGGACGCTGACCGACACGTTCACCGTGACGACCATCGACGGCACCCCGCAACTGGTCACGATCACCATCAACGGCGCCAACGATGCCGCGGTGCTGTCAGCCGACACTGTCGGTCTGACCGAGACCGATTCGGTGCTGTCGACCGGCGGCACGCTGACGATCCATGATGTCGACAATCCCGAAACCTTCGTGGCGCAGGCGGGCACGGTCGGGCACTACGGCACCTTCACCGTCGCCCAGAACGGCGCGTGGACCTATGTCGCGAGTTCGGCACATGACGAATTCGTCGCCGGGCAGACCTACACCGACACGTTCTCCGTAGTGAGCTCGGATGGCACGGCCTCGTCCGTCACGATCAATATCCTCGGCAGCAACGACGCAGCTTCGATATCGGGCACTACCACCGGTTCGGTGACCGAGGCGGGCGGCCTCAACAATGCGCTGGCGGGAACGCCGACCGTGACCGGCACGCTGACGGACACCGACGTCGACAATCCCGCCAACACCTTCACGGCGGTCAATGCGGGCGCGGCAAGCGACAACCACTACGGCACCTTTGCCGTCACATCGGCCGGGGTCTGGACCTACACGCTCGACAACAACAATGCCGCAGTTCAAGGGCTCAATGCCGGCGGCACGCTGACGGATACGTTCACGGTTACGACCGTCGACGGCACGCCGCAGGTCGTCACGATCACCATCAACGGCACCGACGATGCTGCCGTGATATCGGCGGTGACGCGCAATCTGACCGAAACTAACGCGGCGCTGTCGACCGGCGGCACGCTGACGATCCAGGATCCCGACAGTCCGCAATCCTTCGTCGCGCAGGCCGGCACCGCCGGGCAATACGGCACCTTCACGCTCGCCGCGGATGGCACCTGGAGCTATGTCGCGAGCTCCGCACATGACGAGTTCGTGGGCGGGCAAACCTACACTGACATCTTCTCCGTCGCGAGTTCGGACGGCACCACCTCGTCCGTCACCATCAACATCCTCGGCACCGACGATCCGGCCACGATGAGTGGGACGACGACCGGTTCGGTCGTCGAGGCGGGCGGCGTCGCCAACGCGGTGCCGGGGATGCCGACCGCGACTGGCTCGCTGACGCTGTTCGATCCCGACACGTCCTCCGTCACCTTCGTGGCCGTCGCCGCGCAGACCGCCAGCACCGGTGGCTACGGCACCTACACCGTGTCCTCGGCCGGCGTTTGGCGGTACACGCTCGACAACAACAATTCCACGGTGCAGGGGCTCGCCGCCGGCGCGACGATGACCGACACCTTCTCCGTGAGGGGAAGCGACGGCAGCGCGCAGGTCGTCACCATCACGATCACGGGCGCCAACGATGCGCCTGTGCTGTCCGGCGACAATGCGGCGGCGCTGCTGCAAGGCCTTGCGACGGCCATCACCACGGCCGACCTCAGCGTCAGCGATGTCGACAACAGCGCGAGCCAGCTCACCTTCAACGTCAGCAGCACGCAACGTGGCTATGTCGCTCTGTCGAGCGCCCCCGGCGTTGCGATCACGAGCTTCACCCAGGCACAGCTCGCCGCGGGCCAGGTGATCTTCGTCAGTGACGGCACGCTGAACCCGGCCGCGAGCTTCACCGTGTCCGCGACCGACGGCAGCGTGACCAGCGTGCCGGTGCTGGTCAATGTCGCCGTCACCAATGATTTCGTGCTGCCGGGCAACATCGACCTCGGCGCCGTCTCGGAAACCATCCACAGCCTGACCCAGTCCGGCGGCACTCTGTCGGGCACCGGCACGCTGATCGATGCCAACGGGGCGACCTTCACCGGCGGCACCGAGAGCGGCAGCGGCACGACCATCGTCAACGGGCTCGCGACCTTCTTCGATGCCAATAACGAGACCTTTACGCTCGACGGCAGGACGCTCGAGCTGCACGGATCCGGCCAGACCGGCGCCTTCTCCGGCGATACGCTGCGGCTGAACAACGGCGCGGCCTTCAAGATCGATGCCGGCGTCACCTTCACCGATGCCACGACCGGCGGAAGTGCCTTCAACATCGCGTCGAGCGCCGGCAGCGGAACCCTCAACGTCGTCGGAAACTACGACAAGACCGGCAGCGGCACCACGATCGTCAGCACGGCGGTCAACAATAGCGGCGTCATCGACGCCAAGGCGGGTACGCTCGATCTCGCCGGCAACGTCACCAATACCGGCACGCTGCAGGCGGACGGCGGCGGCAAGCTGCTGGTTGCGGGCAGTGTCACCGGCAGTGGGGCGGTCACAGTCGGCAATGGCGGCACGGTCGAATTCGGCGCGAGCGTCGGATCCGGCCAGACCATCACTTTCAACGGTGCGCTCGCCACGCTCAAGATCGATGCCCCGGCGAGCTTTGCCGGCACCATCGCGGGCTTCAGCGGCGCGACCGACGCGATCGACCTGGTCGGGATCAACTACAGTTCAGGGCAGTTCTCCCAGTCGTTCAATTCGACGACCGGCATTCTGCACGTCACCGACGGTACCCATAGCGCCGATCTGCATTTCAGCGGACCGACCTACGGCTTCGCATTCTCGGCCGACGGCTCCGGCGGCACCGTGATCAAGCCGTCCAACGTCTACACCGTCCACAACGCCGCGGAGCTCAACGCGACGCTGCTCGCCATCAGCGTGGGTGGCGGAGCTGCTGCCGCAAACACCAACTATTCGATCGAGTTCGCGGGCAACATCTCCATTGCCTCGCTCGGCGCCAATCTGACTGCGATCAATCTGGCCAGCGGCAGCCATCTCGTCATCAATGGCGCAGGCTATTCGCTTGACGGCGCAAATGCTTATCGCGGCCTGTTCGTGTTCGGCGGCAACGTCTCGATCAATAATCTGAACATCGCGCACACGCTGGCCCAGGGCGGCGCCGGCGGCGTCGAAGGCGGCGGCGGTGGTGCGGGTCTCGGTGGCGGCCTGTTCGTGGCGGCGGGGGCAGCCGTCGCGATCGATGCCGTGACGTTCACGGGCGACGCGGCCAAGGGGGGCGCCGGAGGTTACTGGGGGGGTGGTTCGAGCTCAGGCCAAGGTGGCGGCGGTGGCGGCATGGGCACCGCCGGCAGCAGCGCCTTCGCCAGTGGCAGCTATAGTGCCGGCGGCGGCACCTTCATCTACATCAAAGGCGCCCCGGGCGGTACGCTCGGTGTTAACGTCCCGGGGCACGCGAGCTATTCGCAGGCCGCTGCCGGCGGCAAACCTTCGGGCGGCAGCAGCCTTTCTCCGGGTGCGGATGGCGGGTTTGGCGGTGGCGGCGGTGGCGGTGCGAGCGCCAACCAGAACACCACAAATGTAAGAACCTTCAGCGTCGGCGGCGACGGCGGTTTCGGAGGTGGCGGCGGAGCCGCAGGCTCTTACGGCAGCGGAGCGGGAGCGACGGGCGGTGCCGGCGGCTTCGGTGGCGGCGGCGGGCGCAGTACCGCCGGCGCGGGCGGTGCTGGCGGGTTCGGCGGCGGTGCTGGCGGAAGCCGCGATCAGTTTGGGTTTGCCGGTGGCGGCGGCGGCCTCGGCGCCGGCGGTGCCGTGTTCGTGCAGGAAGGCGGCTCGCTGACGATTGCCGGCAGTTCGGTCTCCGGCAATTCGGCTACGGGAGGGCTGGGCAGCCGCGGCGGAGGCGACGGACAGGCGCTCGGCTCCGGCATCTTCATCCAGGGCAACCAGAGCATCACGTTCGCGCCGTCTGCGGGCGCGGACGCCGTCATTGCCGATACGATCGCCGACCAGGGCGGCAATGGCGGCAGTGGCCACGTCGACATTGGCGGCGCGGGCACGGTGCATTTCGCCGGTGCCAACAGCTATGTCGGCGGCACCACCATCGCTAGCGGCAGCACGCTCGAGGTCGAGGCCGGCGGCAGCGCCGGCACCGGCGCCATCATCGACAACGGCACGCTGCGGTTCGAGGCGCCGGGTACGATCGTGAACGCGATCACGGACAACGGCGCGGTTACCCTCGACCACGATGGCACGTTCGAATTCCAGGCCGCCGTGACCGGAACGGGCACGTTCAATTTCGGCCAAGGTCATATCATCACCGCCGTGTTCGATACCGGCGTTCCCGCCGTCACCCTCAAGGGCTTCGACGTCGGGGATACCATCGATCTCAAGTCGGTTGTCGCGACCTCCTTCACGATCGATGCGAACAACGTCATGACGCTGAAGAATGTCAGCGGCACGGCGGTGGCGACGCTGCATTTCGACCCGGCGCAGCATTTCGATCTCAACCTTGCCCTGGTCGCGGACGGCAATGGCGGCACCAACATCCGCCTGGCGCAGACCAGCTTCACGGTGAGCACCGCGGCCGAGCTCAACGCTGCACTGACGGCGATGAGCTCGGGCGGCAACGCCTATGGCGCGAATCTCAACTACGTCATCCATTTCGCCGGCAATATTTCGCTGGCGTCGCTGAGCTCGGATCTTGCCGCCATCAATCTCGCCAGCGGCAGCAAATTGACGGTCGATGGCGCCGGCTTCACGCTCGACGGCGCCAACACCCACCGCGGCTTCTTCGAATATGCCGGCACCGTCACGTTCAAGGACATGACGATTGCGCACACGCTGGCGCAGGGTGGCGCCGGCGCCATCGGCGGTGGCGGCGGCGGCGCCGGACTTGGTGGCGGCCTGTTCGTCGCGGCCGGTGCCACGGCGACGATCGCCAACGTGACCTTCCTCTACAACGCCGCCCGGGGCGGCAACGGCGGCGGCGTGAACCCGGCCGGCAGGATTTATCAAGGCGGTGGCGGCGGCGGCGGCATGGGCACCGACGGAGCCGTTGGCTCCACGACCGGGGTGCAACATTTCTATAGCATCGGAAGCCACGTCGGCTACACCGGCTGGGGCTATGCGGGCGGCGCCGGCGGCGGCCTCGGCCTGTCGAATCTTCCGGGCGGAGGCGGGGCCGGGGCGACGTCGTATCGCGGATCGTCCCCGGCCTCCGGCACCTTTGGCGGTGGTGGCGGCGGCGGTAACGCCTATCTCGCCTCCCGGAAAGCCGGAACCACGGGTGCACAGGGCGGCTTCGGTGGCGGCGGCGGTGCTGGTGGCGGCTTCAACACGAACACCAACAGCTACGGCAACGGCGAGAACGCCGCCGGCGGCAATGGCGGCTTCGGCGGCGGCGGTGGCGGCGGCGGCCTCCGCGGTTGGTTCGGCATCGGGGGATTTGGCGCGGGCAATGGCGGCGTCTCCTTCGCCTATCGTGCCGGCGGGTATTACCAGTCAAAGATCGGCAATGTCGGTGGCGGCGGGCTTGGTGCCGGCGGTGGCATCTTCGTCCAGGAGGGGGGCACGCTGATCCTCGAAAGCGGATCGCTGTCCGGCGGCTCCGTGGCCGGAGGCGCTGCGGGTGCCATCCAGGCGGCTCATCAGTTGTACTCTATGCCTGGCGCCGGGCAGGGGCTCGGCAGCGGCATCTTCCTCCAGGGCAACCAGTCGATCGTTCTCGCGCCGGCGTCCGGAGACGCGATCACGATTGCCGGTGGGATCGCCGACCAGGGCGGCAATGGCGGCAGCGTCGCGATCGAGATCAAGGGGCCGGGCACCGTCGAGTTCGACGGCGCCAATTCCTATGTCGGCGGCACGACGATCGATGCCGGCGCCAAGCTCACGCTCGGTGGGCAGGGGACCTTCGGCAGCGGAGCGGTGGTCGACAATGGCGACATCGTCATTGCCCATTCCGGCACGTTCGGCAATACGTTCACCGGGAGCGGTGACCTCGGGCTCGGCGCCCAGATCATCACCGTCACCTTCACCGCCTCCGTCTCACTCGGTGGCTCACTC includes the following:
- the cysN gene encoding sulfate adenylyltransferase subunit CysN, with amino-acid sequence MESPEFPVEAQSKDLLRFLTCGSVDDGKSTLIGRLLHDSKLIFEDQLSSLATDSKRHGTTGDDIDLALLMDGLEAEREQGITIDVAHRFFSTPRRSFIVADTPGHEQYTRNMATGASTADLAILLIDARKGVLPQTRRHSLICSLLGIRHVVLAVNKIDLISYQSEIFARIVDEYRAFAVQLGFSSIAPIPISARHGDNVTKVSDNMPWFRGPSLLDYLETIDVSGDTLESPFRFPVQWVNRPHLDFRGYAGTVASGTINAGDPIAVASSGRISRVKELLTAEGAQTSAQAGDAITITLADELDIARGDLLANPESPPEVSDQFAAHVIWMSDQQLMPGRSYLARIGTRTTPVTVTGIKYKIDVNTREHLAARTLGLNDIAFCNLSTGMPVAFDPYGQNRKTGSFIVIDRLTNHTLGAGMIAFGLRRATNVHWQATLIGKSERAAQKHQKPAIIWLTGLSGAGKSTIANIVERRLHAGGHHTMMLDGDNLRHGLSRDLGFTEADRVENIRRAGEAAKLLVDAGLIVLCSFISPYRAERNMVRRLMSDGEFIEVFVDTPIDECARRDPKGLYAKAKAGKIKNFTGFDAPYEPPTTPEIHLQTIGRQPEELADQIVKTLAARGIV
- the cysD gene encoding sulfate adenylyltransferase subunit CysD, whose amino-acid sequence is MNFVASTTDGAQRGLPKHLKSLEAQSIEIMREVIAEFKRPVMLYSIGKDSSVMLHLALKAFYPAKLPFPLLHVDTTWKFREMISFRDETARRLGIELLVYINQDGLGRGTSPIISGSSIHTQVMKTHALKQALDLYGFDAAFGGARRDEEKSRAKERIFSFRSREHAWDPRNQRPELWNLYNTRVGPGETVRVFPLSNWTELDVWHYIHLENIPVVPLYFAKRRPVVARGGSWIMVDDERLPLNADEQPELRQVRFRTLGCYPLTGAIDSSATTLEDIISEMRSTRLSERQGRLIDSDEPASMERKKREGYF